The following are encoded in a window of Strigops habroptila isolate Jane chromosome 9, bStrHab1.2.pri, whole genome shotgun sequence genomic DNA:
- the MNS1 gene encoding meiosis-specific nuclear structural protein 1 isoform X2: MAFVERDAGQVEAAMDAEERSGRRRAVRLWAALERERQMEEAVRQAEENKARRELQLEQEERLAAELARLNHEKLKDERMRQQIRQNSLELRELDKKLKFAYMNKERAAQIAEKAALHYENMIREGEIAQKMKEEHERAMREESTAELRRKEEKITYHRELEKQVEEQERKKQDAYEEFLREKLVIDEILRKIYEEDRMEKQLKLDKMRETQAHIEEYKKDQAIWARRKQEEMEEENRKIMEFANIRQRREEDWIAKVQDAEERKQRVQSMIAQNLEREQQKREEQEQILQELYLEEQVEAERKKEMEEIEKRLRQRLDLRQAYEEQLALKAAMRQAVQEEEQAFRQQMLAKFAEDDRLDQMNAQKRRMKQLEHRRAVEKLIQDRRQQFVADKERELEERQLEAKREEKFRAIVEEERQKLLKEHASKLLGYLPPGILRDEGDINMLGEDFRLAYQKRRGNALPQES, from the exons ATG GCGTTCGTGGAGCGGGATGCGGGGCAGGTGGAGGCCGCGATGGACGCGGAGGAgcggagcgggcggcggcgggccgtCAGGCTGTGGGCGGCGCTGGAGCGGGAGCGGCAGATGGAGGAGGCCGTGCGGCAG GCCGAAGAGAACAAAGCCCGgcgggagctgcagctggagcaggaggagaggctggCGGCCGAGCTGGCGAGGTTGAACCACGAGAAGCTTAAAGATGAGAGGATGAGGCAACAAATCAGACAGAACAG TCTTGAACTTCGGGAGCTGGACAAGAAGCTGAAATTCGCCTACATGAACAAGGAGCGAGCTGCGCAGATCGCCGAGAAGGCAGCTCTGCACTATGAGAACATG ATACGTGAGGGTGAAATAGCTCAAAAGATGAAGGAAGAGCACGAAAGGGCAATGAGAGAAGAAAGTACTGCAGAACTGAGGcgaaaggaggagaaaataaccTATCACAGAGAACTGGAGAAACAGGTTGAGGAacaagagaggaagaagcaggatgCTTATGAAGAGTTTCTAAGAGAGAAACTCGTGATTGATGAAATTTTAAGAAAGATCTATGAGGAAGACCGAAT GGAAAAACAACTGAAGTTAGATAAAATGAGAGAAACTCAGGCACATATTGAAGAATACAAAAAAGATCAAGCTATCTGGgcaagaaggaaacaggaagagatggaagaagaaaatcgGAAAATTATGGAGTTTGCCAACATTCGGCAGCGAAGAGAAGAAGACTGGATTGCTAAAGTTCAAGATgctgaggagagaaaacaaagagttCAAAGCATG ATTGCCCAGAATCTGGAAAGAGAACAACAGAAGCGTGAAGAACAAGAACAAATCCTCCAAGAGCTGTATCTGGAAGAACAAGtggaggcagaaaggaagaaggagatG GAGGAAATAGAAAAGAGACTAAGGCAGCGCCTAGACTTACGGCAAGCATATGAAGAGCAATTGGCTCTGAAGGCGGCCATGCGACAAGCTGTGCAAGAAGAGGAACAAGCCTTCAGACAACAGATGTTGGCCAAGTTTGCGGAGGATGATCGCCTTGACCAGATGAATGCTCAGAAACGAAGAATGAAACAGCTTGAACACAGAAGGGCAGTGGAAAAACTTATTCAAGACCGTCGCCAACAGTTTGTGGCTGATAAA GAGCGGGAACTTGAAGAAAGACAGTTAGAGGCGAAGAGAGAAGAGAAGTTCCGGGCAATTGTTgaagaagagagacagaaactCTTGAAGGAGCACGCGTCTAAATTACTGGGTTATCTTCCTCCA GGAATACTCAGAGATGAGGGTGACATCAACATGCTTGGAGAGGATTTCAGACTGGCGTATCAGAAGAGAAGAGGCAATGCACTTCCACAAGAGAGCTGA
- the MNS1 gene encoding meiosis-specific nuclear structural protein 1 isoform X1, with product MVGEGSAEPDPALLRSGPGAPTRCSLPQAFVERDAGQVEAAMDAEERSGRRRAVRLWAALERERQMEEAVRQAEENKARRELQLEQEERLAAELARLNHEKLKDERMRQQIRQNSLELRELDKKLKFAYMNKERAAQIAEKAALHYENMIREGEIAQKMKEEHERAMREESTAELRRKEEKITYHRELEKQVEEQERKKQDAYEEFLREKLVIDEILRKIYEEDRMEKQLKLDKMRETQAHIEEYKKDQAIWARRKQEEMEEENRKIMEFANIRQRREEDWIAKVQDAEERKQRVQSMIAQNLEREQQKREEQEQILQELYLEEQVEAERKKEMEEIEKRLRQRLDLRQAYEEQLALKAAMRQAVQEEEQAFRQQMLAKFAEDDRLDQMNAQKRRMKQLEHRRAVEKLIQDRRQQFVADKERELEERQLEAKREEKFRAIVEEERQKLLKEHASKLLGYLPPGILRDEGDINMLGEDFRLAYQKRRGNALPQES from the exons ATGGTGGGTGAGGGGAGCGCGGAGCCGGACCCGGCGCTGCTCCGCTCCGGTCCAGGGGCACCCACTCGCTGTTCTCTCCCGCAGGCGTTCGTGGAGCGGGATGCGGGGCAGGTGGAGGCCGCGATGGACGCGGAGGAgcggagcgggcggcggcgggccgtCAGGCTGTGGGCGGCGCTGGAGCGGGAGCGGCAGATGGAGGAGGCCGTGCGGCAG GCCGAAGAGAACAAAGCCCGgcgggagctgcagctggagcaggaggagaggctggCGGCCGAGCTGGCGAGGTTGAACCACGAGAAGCTTAAAGATGAGAGGATGAGGCAACAAATCAGACAGAACAG TCTTGAACTTCGGGAGCTGGACAAGAAGCTGAAATTCGCCTACATGAACAAGGAGCGAGCTGCGCAGATCGCCGAGAAGGCAGCTCTGCACTATGAGAACATG ATACGTGAGGGTGAAATAGCTCAAAAGATGAAGGAAGAGCACGAAAGGGCAATGAGAGAAGAAAGTACTGCAGAACTGAGGcgaaaggaggagaaaataaccTATCACAGAGAACTGGAGAAACAGGTTGAGGAacaagagaggaagaagcaggatgCTTATGAAGAGTTTCTAAGAGAGAAACTCGTGATTGATGAAATTTTAAGAAAGATCTATGAGGAAGACCGAAT GGAAAAACAACTGAAGTTAGATAAAATGAGAGAAACTCAGGCACATATTGAAGAATACAAAAAAGATCAAGCTATCTGGgcaagaaggaaacaggaagagatggaagaagaaaatcgGAAAATTATGGAGTTTGCCAACATTCGGCAGCGAAGAGAAGAAGACTGGATTGCTAAAGTTCAAGATgctgaggagagaaaacaaagagttCAAAGCATG ATTGCCCAGAATCTGGAAAGAGAACAACAGAAGCGTGAAGAACAAGAACAAATCCTCCAAGAGCTGTATCTGGAAGAACAAGtggaggcagaaaggaagaaggagatG GAGGAAATAGAAAAGAGACTAAGGCAGCGCCTAGACTTACGGCAAGCATATGAAGAGCAATTGGCTCTGAAGGCGGCCATGCGACAAGCTGTGCAAGAAGAGGAACAAGCCTTCAGACAACAGATGTTGGCCAAGTTTGCGGAGGATGATCGCCTTGACCAGATGAATGCTCAGAAACGAAGAATGAAACAGCTTGAACACAGAAGGGCAGTGGAAAAACTTATTCAAGACCGTCGCCAACAGTTTGTGGCTGATAAA GAGCGGGAACTTGAAGAAAGACAGTTAGAGGCGAAGAGAGAAGAGAAGTTCCGGGCAATTGTTgaagaagagagacagaaactCTTGAAGGAGCACGCGTCTAAATTACTGGGTTATCTTCCTCCA GGAATACTCAGAGATGAGGGTGACATCAACATGCTTGGAGAGGATTTCAGACTGGCGTATCAGAAGAGAAGAGGCAATGCACTTCCACAAGAGAGCTGA
- the MNS1 gene encoding meiosis-specific nuclear structural protein 1 isoform X3 yields the protein MDAEERSGRRRAVRLWAALERERQMEEAVRQAEENKARRELQLEQEERLAAELARLNHEKLKDERMRQQIRQNSLELRELDKKLKFAYMNKERAAQIAEKAALHYENMIREGEIAQKMKEEHERAMREESTAELRRKEEKITYHRELEKQVEEQERKKQDAYEEFLREKLVIDEILRKIYEEDRMEKQLKLDKMRETQAHIEEYKKDQAIWARRKQEEMEEENRKIMEFANIRQRREEDWIAKVQDAEERKQRVQSMIAQNLEREQQKREEQEQILQELYLEEQVEAERKKEMEEIEKRLRQRLDLRQAYEEQLALKAAMRQAVQEEEQAFRQQMLAKFAEDDRLDQMNAQKRRMKQLEHRRAVEKLIQDRRQQFVADKERELEERQLEAKREEKFRAIVEEERQKLLKEHASKLLGYLPPGILRDEGDINMLGEDFRLAYQKRRGNALPQES from the exons ATGGACGCGGAGGAgcggagcgggcggcggcgggccgtCAGGCTGTGGGCGGCGCTGGAGCGGGAGCGGCAGATGGAGGAGGCCGTGCGGCAG GCCGAAGAGAACAAAGCCCGgcgggagctgcagctggagcaggaggagaggctggCGGCCGAGCTGGCGAGGTTGAACCACGAGAAGCTTAAAGATGAGAGGATGAGGCAACAAATCAGACAGAACAG TCTTGAACTTCGGGAGCTGGACAAGAAGCTGAAATTCGCCTACATGAACAAGGAGCGAGCTGCGCAGATCGCCGAGAAGGCAGCTCTGCACTATGAGAACATG ATACGTGAGGGTGAAATAGCTCAAAAGATGAAGGAAGAGCACGAAAGGGCAATGAGAGAAGAAAGTACTGCAGAACTGAGGcgaaaggaggagaaaataaccTATCACAGAGAACTGGAGAAACAGGTTGAGGAacaagagaggaagaagcaggatgCTTATGAAGAGTTTCTAAGAGAGAAACTCGTGATTGATGAAATTTTAAGAAAGATCTATGAGGAAGACCGAAT GGAAAAACAACTGAAGTTAGATAAAATGAGAGAAACTCAGGCACATATTGAAGAATACAAAAAAGATCAAGCTATCTGGgcaagaaggaaacaggaagagatggaagaagaaaatcgGAAAATTATGGAGTTTGCCAACATTCGGCAGCGAAGAGAAGAAGACTGGATTGCTAAAGTTCAAGATgctgaggagagaaaacaaagagttCAAAGCATG ATTGCCCAGAATCTGGAAAGAGAACAACAGAAGCGTGAAGAACAAGAACAAATCCTCCAAGAGCTGTATCTGGAAGAACAAGtggaggcagaaaggaagaaggagatG GAGGAAATAGAAAAGAGACTAAGGCAGCGCCTAGACTTACGGCAAGCATATGAAGAGCAATTGGCTCTGAAGGCGGCCATGCGACAAGCTGTGCAAGAAGAGGAACAAGCCTTCAGACAACAGATGTTGGCCAAGTTTGCGGAGGATGATCGCCTTGACCAGATGAATGCTCAGAAACGAAGAATGAAACAGCTTGAACACAGAAGGGCAGTGGAAAAACTTATTCAAGACCGTCGCCAACAGTTTGTGGCTGATAAA GAGCGGGAACTTGAAGAAAGACAGTTAGAGGCGAAGAGAGAAGAGAAGTTCCGGGCAATTGTTgaagaagagagacagaaactCTTGAAGGAGCACGCGTCTAAATTACTGGGTTATCTTCCTCCA GGAATACTCAGAGATGAGGGTGACATCAACATGCTTGGAGAGGATTTCAGACTGGCGTATCAGAAGAGAAGAGGCAATGCACTTCCACAAGAGAGCTGA